A single window of Meiothermus sp. DNA harbors:
- a CDS encoding branched-chain amino acid ABC transporter permease has product MMAGLSEVRRVRAASQRLALRIGLVVLWFVPLLFGGYPLYLATEAALLAVAAVALGLLLGHGGVPSLGQAAFLGLGAYAVGLALKAGLPLLLALALAGLVAGLFALLTGLLVFRTHGIFVLMLTLAFGQMVYSAAHKWTALTGGDDGLSLSGLSLHPGLLHLGAMAVLLGVLLGLGRLLQTPYGKTLEAIRQNEEKIRSLGVPTFYYKLSLFVLTGALTGLAGGGLALHRSFISPHDLFWLTSATLMVMVLLGGSRGLWGAAFGALLYTFVQSWVSSFTDLWGVFVGLLLIGTVLFAREGLWPLLERRFGGERGGA; this is encoded by the coding sequence ATGATGGCCGGTCTGAGCGAGGTTCGCCGGGTGCGGGCGGCTTCCCAGCGGCTGGCCCTGCGCATCGGGTTGGTGGTTCTTTGGTTCGTGCCGCTGCTCTTTGGCGGATACCCCCTCTACCTGGCCACCGAGGCCGCCCTGCTTGCGGTAGCGGCGGTGGCCTTGGGCCTGCTCCTGGGCCATGGGGGGGTGCCCTCGCTGGGTCAGGCAGCTTTTTTGGGCCTGGGGGCCTACGCGGTGGGGCTGGCCCTCAAGGCCGGTCTGCCGCTTCTTTTGGCCCTGGCGCTGGCGGGGCTGGTGGCGGGGCTGTTTGCTCTTCTTACCGGGCTTCTGGTCTTTCGTACCCACGGGATTTTCGTCCTGATGCTCACGCTGGCCTTTGGGCAGATGGTCTACTCGGCGGCCCACAAATGGACCGCGCTTACCGGTGGCGACGACGGGCTGAGCCTCTCGGGGCTCTCCCTCCACCCAGGCCTTTTGCACCTGGGGGCCATGGCGGTCTTGCTGGGGGTTTTGTTGGGCCTGGGGCGGCTCTTGCAGACCCCTTACGGCAAGACCCTCGAGGCCATCCGCCAAAACGAGGAGAAGATCCGCTCGCTGGGGGTGCCCACCTTCTACTACAAGCTCTCGCTCTTTGTGCTCACCGGGGCCCTCACCGGGCTGGCCGGGGGCGGGCTGGCCCTGCACCGCAGCTTCATCAGCCCCCACGACCTCTTCTGGCTGACCTCGGCCACCCTGATGGTGATGGTGCTCCTGGGGGGCAGCCGGGGCCTGTGGGGGGCGGCCTTTGGGGCCTTGCTCTACACCTTCGTGCAGTCGTGGGTGAGCTCTTTCACCGATTTGTGGGGGGTGTTCGTGGGGCTATTGCTAATCGGCACGGTGCTCTTCGCCCGCGAGGGGCTTTGGCCCCTTTTGGAGCGGCGGTTTGGGGGTGAACGTGGAGGCGCTTAG
- a CDS encoding 4-hydroxybenzoate 3-monooxygenase: protein MARVGIVGAGPAGLLLAHLLHREGIEAVVFEAKSREYLETSPHRIRAGVLEWGSKEILRRAGLGQRMLEQGLEHRGVYLAFDGALHRLDFPSLTGKSIWVYGQQFVVQDMIRLHLAQGGEIRFEHEVLGLEEDAGGLWVVYRTPEGATERMRCDFVVGADGSHSRLRGQIPGARLHQKNYPFAWLGILAEAPPAAEELIYASHPRGFALFSMRSPTRSRNYLQVGVEERLEDWPEERIWAELSERLGGVAEVRPGPLLEKSLTPLRSLVLEPMQHGRFFLMGDAAHVVPPTGAKGMNLALCDAVLLYRALWAYYRQGEEGRLQRYTQDALRHVWQAEFFSYFMTTLLHTPADAFDDGLRTAQLRHLAESPHLQRFLAENYVGLHTSGRYPGWVGEGVLA, encoded by the coding sequence ATGGCTAGGGTGGGCATCGTGGGGGCAGGGCCGGCGGGGCTGTTGCTGGCCCACTTGCTGCACCGCGAGGGCATCGAGGCGGTGGTCTTCGAGGCCAAAAGCCGCGAGTACCTGGAAACAAGCCCCCACCGCATCCGCGCCGGGGTGCTGGAGTGGGGCAGCAAGGAGATTCTGCGCCGGGCGGGGCTGGGGCAGCGGATGCTCGAGCAAGGCTTAGAGCACCGCGGGGTCTACCTGGCCTTCGACGGGGCCCTGCACCGGCTGGACTTCCCCAGCCTCACCGGCAAGAGCATCTGGGTCTACGGCCAGCAGTTCGTGGTGCAGGACATGATAAGGCTCCACCTGGCCCAAGGCGGGGAGATTCGCTTTGAGCACGAGGTGCTGGGCCTGGAGGAGGACGCCGGGGGCCTTTGGGTGGTCTACCGCACCCCCGAGGGCGCGACCGAGCGAATGCGCTGCGATTTCGTGGTGGGGGCCGACGGCTCGCACAGCCGGCTGCGGGGCCAGATACCGGGGGCCCGGCTGCACCAGAAAAACTACCCCTTCGCCTGGTTGGGCATCTTGGCCGAGGCCCCGCCCGCCGCCGAGGAGCTCATCTACGCCAGCCACCCCCGCGGCTTTGCCCTCTTCAGCATGCGCTCGCCCACCCGCTCGAGGAACTACCTGCAAGTCGGGGTGGAGGAGCGGCTCGAGGACTGGCCCGAGGAGCGCATCTGGGCCGAGCTCAGCGAGCGGCTTGGGGGGGTGGCGGAGGTGCGCCCAGGGCCCCTATTGGAAAAAAGCCTCACCCCCTTGCGCTCCTTGGTGCTGGAGCCCATGCAGCATGGCCGCTTCTTCCTGATGGGCGATGCGGCCCACGTGGTGCCGCCCACCGGGGCCAAGGGCATGAACCTGGCCCTCTGCGACGCGGTGCTTTTGTACCGGGCGCTTTGGGCCTACTACCGCCAGGGCGAGGAGGGGCGCCTACAGCGCTACACCCAGGACGCGCTGCGCCACGTCTGGCAGGCCGAGTTCTTCTCCTACTTCATGACCACCCTGCTCCACACCCCCGCCGACGCCTTCGACGACGGGCTGCGCACGGCCCAGCTCCGCCACCTGGCCGAAAGCCCCCACCTCCAGCGCTTTTTGGCCGAGAACTACGTGGGCCTCCACACCAGCGGGCGCTACCCCGGGTGGGTGGGGGAGGGGGTCTTGGCCTAG
- a CDS encoding DUF6282 family protein, translated as MTPSERAIELVRGAYDLHVHIEPDVIPRRTHDLELAQRFRERGLAGFVLKSHYVPTAERALLARRVVPEVEVLGSLTLNHGVGGLNPVAVEIAAREGARVVWLPTVDAANEAREADALPPEKKPLWAKLQAEFRQAGLPLCPIEALDANGRVVPALRQVLGVVARHGLVLATGHLGREEILKVVEAALEEGVRQIVVTHPDYPTQALPIPEQRWLAQQGAYLERCLVPSWSGKVPWERVFEAIRATGLEQNVLSTDLGQPKNPPVEDGLALFADKLLEAGFAEDEVRHMAVTNTVKLAKGGKA; from the coding sequence ATGACCCCCAGCGAACGCGCTATCGAACTGGTGCGGGGCGCTTACGACCTGCACGTGCATATCGAGCCCGACGTGATTCCCCGCCGTACCCACGACCTCGAGCTGGCCCAGCGCTTCCGCGAGCGGGGCCTGGCCGGCTTCGTGCTCAAGTCCCACTACGTTCCCACCGCCGAGCGGGCCCTCTTGGCCCGGCGGGTGGTGCCGGAGGTGGAGGTGCTGGGCAGCCTGACCCTGAACCACGGGGTGGGCGGGCTGAACCCGGTGGCGGTGGAGATCGCCGCCCGCGAGGGGGCCCGCGTCGTCTGGCTGCCCACCGTGGACGCGGCCAACGAGGCCCGCGAGGCCGACGCCCTGCCCCCGGAGAAGAAGCCCCTGTGGGCCAAGCTGCAAGCGGAGTTCCGCCAGGCCGGGCTGCCCCTTTGCCCCATCGAGGCCCTCGACGCCAACGGGCGGGTGGTGCCGGCTTTGCGCCAGGTGCTGGGGGTGGTGGCCCGGCACGGCCTGGTGCTGGCCACCGGGCACCTAGGCCGCGAGGAGATTCTGAAGGTGGTGGAGGCGGCCCTGGAGGAGGGGGTGCGCCAGATCGTGGTCACCCACCCCGACTACCCCACCCAGGCCCTACCCATCCCCGAGCAGCGCTGGCTGGCCCAGCAGGGGGCCTACCTCGAGCGCTGCTTGGTGCCCTCCTGGAGCGGCAAGGTGCCCTGGGAGCGGGTGTTCGAGGCCATCCGGGCCACCGGCCTCGAGCAGAACGTGCTCTCCACCGACCTAGGCCAGCCCAAGAACCCTCCCGTAGAGGACGGGCTGGCCCTCTTCGCCGACAAGCTCTTGGAAGCGGGCTTTGCTGAGGACGAGGTGCGCCATATGGCCGTGACCAATACCGTGAAGCTGGCCAAAGGAGGCAAAGCATGA
- a CDS encoding GntR family transcriptional regulator, with protein MAVTERATETQSAYLLVRRAILAGELLPGQRLVEKELSERFGVGRAAIRTALARLEQEGLVESEPFRGARVRTIGEAEAVEILEARAALEALAAHHAAQKATPEQAEALWAIHRQMEERHRAGDLLGMSELNSLLHRTLVEISGHQTAARLIEGLRAQGVRHQFHTILVPGRPQQSLEEHRRIIAAVAAHRPEEAEAAMKAHLEGVIAALKRIGRSTL; from the coding sequence ATGGCGGTGACGGAGCGGGCTACCGAAACCCAGAGCGCCTACCTTCTGGTGCGGCGGGCCATTCTGGCGGGGGAGCTTCTGCCGGGGCAGCGCCTGGTGGAGAAGGAACTCTCCGAGCGCTTCGGGGTGGGGCGGGCGGCCATCCGCACCGCCTTGGCCCGCCTCGAGCAGGAAGGCCTGGTGGAGAGCGAGCCCTTCCGGGGGGCGCGGGTGCGCACCATCGGCGAGGCCGAGGCGGTGGAGATTCTGGAGGCCCGCGCCGCGCTGGAGGCCCTGGCCGCCCATCACGCGGCCCAAAAGGCCACCCCCGAGCAGGCCGAGGCCCTGTGGGCCATCCACCGCCAGATGGAGGAGCGCCACCGCGCGGGCGACCTCTTGGGCATGTCCGAGCTCAACAGCCTGCTCCACCGCACCTTGGTGGAAATCTCCGGCCACCAGACCGCGGCCCGGCTCATCGAGGGGCTGCGGGCCCAGGGGGTGCGGCACCAGTTCCACACCATTCTGGTTCCGGGCCGCCCCCAGCAGTCTTTGGAGGAGCACCGCCGGATCATAGCCGCGGTGGCCGCCCACCGGCCCGAGGAGGCCGAGGCCGCCATGAAGGCCCACCTGGAGGGCGTCATCGCGGCCCTCAAACGCATCGGAAGGAGCACCCTATGA
- a CDS encoding catechol 2,3-dioxygenase yields the protein MSEEVEPGAWPYCDLAHLAHLELLTPKLEESLRFFTEVMGLIVSESTASSVYLRGWDDYEHHTLKLTAAPRPGLGHFAFRVRSPEALKRRVRVLEQSGLGQGWVEDERGHGPAYRFTTPDGHLMELYYETTWYTPTEATRPALKNQASRFPGKGANLRRLDHINLLASNVRAMRVFMEGYLGMKVTEQIVFSGGDEQGVWLTSNNKTYDVAITKDHLGAKGRFHHCTYAVDSREEVLRAADICLEHGVKIETGPHKHAIQQTFFLYVYEPGGNRFEVACPGARLLLAPDWKPIVWNEEERKKGQAWGLQTVPTFHTYGTPPVETQEA from the coding sequence ATGTCCGAGGAAGTTGAACCAGGGGCCTGGCCCTACTGCGACCTGGCCCACCTGGCCCATCTGGAGCTTCTAACGCCCAAGCTGGAGGAGAGCCTCCGCTTCTTCACCGAGGTGATGGGCCTCATCGTGAGCGAGTCCACCGCCAGCTCGGTCTACCTGCGCGGCTGGGACGACTACGAGCACCACACCCTGAAGCTCACCGCCGCCCCCAGGCCCGGGCTGGGGCACTTCGCCTTCCGGGTGCGGAGTCCCGAAGCCCTAAAGCGGCGGGTTCGGGTTCTGGAGCAGAGCGGGCTGGGCCAGGGCTGGGTAGAGGACGAGCGCGGCCACGGCCCGGCCTACCGCTTCACCACCCCGGACGGGCACCTGATGGAGCTCTACTACGAGACCACCTGGTATACCCCCACCGAGGCCACCCGGCCTGCGCTGAAGAACCAGGCCTCCCGCTTCCCCGGCAAGGGGGCCAACCTGCGCCGGCTCGACCACATCAACCTGCTGGCCTCGAACGTGCGGGCCATGCGGGTCTTCATGGAGGGCTACTTGGGGATGAAGGTCACCGAGCAGATCGTCTTCAGCGGGGGGGACGAGCAGGGGGTCTGGCTCACCAGCAACAACAAGACCTACGACGTGGCCATCACCAAAGACCACCTGGGGGCCAAAGGCCGCTTCCACCACTGCACCTACGCGGTGGACAGCCGCGAGGAGGTCTTGCGGGCGGCGGACATCTGCTTGGAGCACGGGGTCAAGATCGAGACCGGGCCGCACAAGCACGCCATCCAGCAGACCTTTTTCCTCTACGTCTACGAGCCGGGGGGCAACCGCTTTGAGGTGGCCTGCCCGGGGGCCCGGCTCCTGTTGGCCCCAGACTGGAAGCCCATCGTCTGGAACGAGGAGGAGCGCAAGAAGGGCCAGGCCTGGGGGCTGCAGACGGTGCCTACCTTCCACACCTACGGCACCCCCCCGGTAGAGACCCAGGAGGCCTGA
- a CDS encoding branched-chain amino acid ABC transporter permease produces the protein MTLLLLTQLLNSLAFAMLLFLLALGLSLIFGVARVVNLAHGAFYMLGAYLGLALGGSLNFWLALLLVPLLVGLLGVAVERFLLRGLHGRELEQVLLTIGLGFVIADLLRATFGAAIRSVPPPEALAGPLFLGSFIYPKYPLFVLGVGVALFLLVRLLLARTPFGVQVRAVTADPGMASALGIRPAQVSLLTFGIGTALAGLGGVVGAPMIALAPGLDAQMTLFALIVVVIGGLGRIEGAFWGAILVGLVDGFGRLFLPQVAMFLIFALMALVLALKPEGLLGRRVA, from the coding sequence ATGACCCTGCTCCTGCTGACCCAGCTCCTCAATAGCCTGGCCTTTGCCATGCTCCTCTTCCTCTTGGCCCTGGGCCTCTCTCTCATCTTCGGGGTGGCCCGGGTGGTCAACCTGGCCCACGGGGCCTTCTACATGTTGGGGGCCTACCTGGGGCTGGCCCTGGGGGGCAGCCTCAACTTCTGGCTGGCCCTCCTCTTGGTGCCCCTTTTAGTGGGCCTTTTGGGGGTGGCGGTGGAGCGCTTCTTGCTGCGGGGTCTGCACGGGCGGGAGCTCGAGCAGGTGCTGCTCACCATCGGGCTGGGCTTCGTGATCGCCGACCTATTGCGGGCCACCTTCGGGGCCGCTATCCGCTCGGTGCCGCCGCCGGAGGCCCTGGCCGGGCCCTTGTTCCTGGGCTCCTTCATCTACCCCAAGTACCCCCTCTTCGTGCTGGGGGTGGGGGTGGCCCTCTTCCTGCTGGTGCGGCTTTTGCTGGCCCGCACGCCCTTTGGGGTGCAGGTGCGGGCGGTGACCGCCGACCCCGGCATGGCCAGCGCCCTGGGCATCCGGCCCGCCCAGGTGAGCCTGCTCACCTTTGGCATCGGCACCGCCCTGGCCGGGCTGGGAGGGGTGGTGGGGGCCCCCATGATCGCCCTGGCCCCGGGCCTCGACGCCCAGATGACCCTTTTTGCCCTGATCGTGGTGGTCATCGGGGGGCTGGGCCGCATCGAGGGGGCCTTCTGGGGGGCCATCCTGGTGGGGTTGGTGGACGGGTTCGGGCGGCTTTTCCTGCCCCAGGTGGCGATGTTCTTAATCTTTGCCCTGATGGCCCTGGTGCTGGCCCTGAAGCCCGAGGGGCTTTTGGGTAGGAGGGTGGCATGA
- a CDS encoding ATP-binding cassette domain-containing protein: MNVEALRVEGVERAFGGLLALAGVSLQVAPGERRAVIGPNGAGKSTLFKVVAGELRPTRGRVYLRGREVTGVPQERVARLGLGRTFQRSNAFPELLVWENVALAHQAARGRSGHFSGPLLPGPEVEAALEQVGLSERAGVEAGRLSHGEKRQLEIAMALVQSPEVLLLDEPLAGLSGAERERIGELILGLDPRMTVLLVEHDLDYALRFAERVTVLHYGEVVAEGEPEAIRQDPKVQEIYVGQGWGVDGAVQSAPGPEVLRCEGLSAGYGPMRVLEGVGLRVGQGEVVALLGRNGMGKTTLLSALMGLLPLQAGEVYFQGQGLGRLPAHRRAELGLALVPQGRRMFEGLSVEEELCMAAWGQQGRWTLERVLEVFPRLAERRKSPSRALSGGEQQMVAIARALLRNPKLVLMDEPTEGLSPLMVRQVAEVIRALKAEGETVLLAEQNVQMALAVADRVYILEHGEIVWEGRPQEASGAVLHRYLGV, from the coding sequence GTGAACGTGGAGGCGCTTAGGGTCGAAGGGGTAGAGCGAGCCTTCGGGGGGCTACTAGCCCTAGCCGGGGTCAGCCTGCAGGTGGCCCCAGGTGAGCGCCGGGCGGTGATTGGCCCCAACGGCGCGGGCAAGAGCACCCTCTTCAAGGTAGTGGCGGGGGAGCTGCGCCCCACCCGGGGGCGGGTCTACCTGCGGGGGCGTGAAGTAACCGGGGTGCCCCAGGAACGGGTGGCGCGGCTGGGGCTGGGCCGCACCTTCCAGCGCTCCAACGCCTTCCCGGAGCTGTTGGTCTGGGAGAACGTGGCCCTGGCCCACCAGGCCGCCCGGGGCCGAAGCGGCCACTTCTCCGGCCCGCTTTTGCCGGGCCCGGAGGTAGAGGCGGCGCTGGAGCAGGTGGGCCTGAGCGAGCGGGCCGGGGTGGAGGCCGGGCGGCTCTCGCACGGGGAGAAGCGGCAGCTCGAGATCGCCATGGCCCTGGTGCAAAGCCCCGAGGTGCTGCTGTTGGACGAGCCCCTAGCAGGGCTTTCCGGGGCCGAGCGGGAGCGGATTGGCGAGCTCATCCTGGGCCTCGATCCCCGCATGACCGTGCTCTTGGTGGAGCACGACCTGGACTACGCCCTGCGCTTCGCCGAGCGGGTCACGGTGCTGCACTACGGCGAGGTGGTGGCCGAGGGCGAACCCGAGGCCATCCGACAAGACCCCAAGGTGCAGGAAATCTACGTGGGCCAGGGCTGGGGGGTGGACGGGGCCGTCCAGAGCGCCCCGGGCCCGGAGGTGCTGCGCTGCGAAGGGCTTTCGGCGGGATACGGGCCCATGCGGGTGCTGGAGGGGGTGGGCCTGCGGGTGGGCCAGGGGGAGGTGGTGGCCCTGCTGGGCCGCAACGGCATGGGCAAGACCACCCTGCTCTCGGCCCTGATGGGCCTTCTGCCTTTGCAGGCGGGCGAGGTCTACTTCCAGGGCCAGGGCCTGGGCCGCCTGCCCGCCCACCGCCGGGCCGAGCTGGGGCTGGCCCTGGTGCCCCAGGGGCGGCGGATGTTCGAGGGGCTTTCGGTGGAAGAGGAGCTGTGCATGGCGGCCTGGGGGCAGCAGGGCCGCTGGACGCTGGAGCGGGTGCTGGAGGTCTTTCCCCGGCTGGCCGAGCGGCGCAAAAGCCCTTCCCGTGCGCTTTCCGGGGGTGAGCAGCAGATGGTGGCCATCGCCCGGGCCCTTCTGCGCAACCCCAAGCTGGTCTTGATGGACGAGCCCACCGAGGGGCTCTCGCCCCTCATGGTGCGGCAGGTGGCGGAGGTGATCCGCGCCCTGAAGGCCGAGGGCGAGACGGTCTTGCTGGCCGAGCAGAACGTGCAGATGGCACTGGCGGTGGCCGACCGGGTCTACATCCTGGAGCACGGCGAGATCGTCTGGGAAGGCCGCCCGCAGGAGGCCAGCGGCGCGGTGCTGCACCGCTATCTGGGTGTGTGA
- a CDS encoding 3-phenylpropionate/cinnamic acid dioxygenase subunit beta, with translation MERTQALLNCLYHEAELLDEGRYREWLALLAEDVRYRVPVRVTKERGPEGGVSGVMEGMYHLDEDYTSLEMRVARLETGFAWAEDPPSRLRHFVTNVRIGEPRPTPKGEESEVRSNLLIFRSRWDRPDYTFLSAERRDVWRQEEGGWRLACRTVILDSATLPTHNLSFFF, from the coding sequence GTGGAACGTACCCAGGCCCTACTCAACTGCCTCTACCACGAGGCCGAGCTGCTCGATGAGGGGCGCTACCGGGAGTGGCTGGCCCTGCTGGCCGAGGACGTGCGCTACCGGGTGCCGGTGCGGGTCACCAAGGAGCGGGGCCCGGAGGGCGGGGTGAGCGGGGTGATGGAGGGGATGTACCACCTGGACGAGGACTACACCTCGCTGGAGATGCGCGTGGCCCGGCTCGAGACCGGCTTCGCCTGGGCCGAAGACCCCCCCTCCCGGCTGCGCCACTTCGTGACCAACGTGCGCATCGGCGAGCCCCGGCCCACCCCCAAGGGCGAGGAGAGTGAGGTGCGCTCCAACCTGCTCATCTTCAGAAGCCGCTGGGACCGGCCCGACTACACCTTCCTCTCCGCCGAGCGCCGCGACGTCTGGCGGCAGGAGGAGGGGGGCTGGCGGCTGGCCTGCCGCACGGTGATCCTGGACAGCGCCACCCTGCCCACCCACAACCTCTCGTTCTTCTTCTAG
- a CDS encoding aromatic ring-hydroxylating dioxygenase subunit alpha — translation MAKVKTGVSPRLSRMLEELQEGVEDGLVPAWIFNDPELFELEKEKIFSRSWVYLAHESEIPKPGDYVLRYVLDNPYILVRGEDGVVRALLDMCRHRGMRVCRAELGNASHFRCPFHGWTYRNDGRLIGVPAEREAFGQDFNKEEWGLVPIPRLEAFDGMIFGNLDPEAPSLEEWLGEIRWYLELVTKRSPQGLEVLGPPQRWVVHTDWKLALETFLSDSYHTLMTHRSLIELGIAPKDAKYAMYGEQIHIPGKGHGSMVVGAPPGAKLPPFWGYPEEMLERARTSYPTREQFETARETRILLVTLFPNFSFHNPIRKPDHKYQGAVPMLTFRVWHPLGPGRIEIFSWALVEKDAPEWFKEKTRLSYLRFFGSSGTFEQDDTEIWSHVAHNAATPQGRHLRFNYRMGLKLEPDPNWPGPGVAYGLNFTDANMRNFHRRYLEMLLS, via the coding sequence ATGGCCAAGGTCAAAACGGGGGTCTCCCCTCGGCTTAGCCGGATGCTGGAGGAGCTGCAGGAGGGGGTAGAGGACGGGCTGGTGCCGGCCTGGATCTTCAACGACCCCGAGCTTTTTGAGCTGGAAAAGGAGAAGATTTTCAGCCGCTCCTGGGTCTACCTGGCCCACGAGTCGGAGATTCCCAAGCCCGGCGACTACGTGCTGCGCTACGTGCTGGACAACCCCTACATCCTGGTGCGGGGCGAGGACGGGGTGGTGCGGGCCCTTTTGGACATGTGCCGCCACCGCGGGATGCGGGTCTGCCGGGCCGAGCTGGGCAACGCCAGCCACTTCCGCTGCCCCTTCCACGGCTGGACCTACCGCAACGACGGCCGGCTCATAGGGGTACCGGCGGAGCGCGAGGCCTTTGGGCAAGACTTCAACAAGGAGGAATGGGGGCTGGTGCCGATACCCCGGCTCGAGGCCTTCGACGGGATGATCTTCGGCAACCTCGACCCCGAGGCCCCGAGCCTCGAGGAGTGGCTGGGGGAGATCCGCTGGTACTTAGAGCTCGTCACCAAACGCAGCCCGCAGGGCCTCGAGGTGCTGGGCCCGCCCCAGCGCTGGGTGGTCCACACCGACTGGAAGCTGGCCCTGGAGACCTTCCTGAGCGACAGCTACCACACCCTCATGACCCACCGCTCGCTCATCGAGCTGGGCATCGCCCCCAAGGACGCCAAGTACGCCATGTACGGCGAGCAGATTCACATCCCCGGCAAGGGCCACGGCAGCATGGTGGTGGGGGCCCCGCCCGGGGCCAAGCTGCCCCCCTTCTGGGGCTACCCGGAGGAGATGCTAGAGCGGGCCCGCACCTCCTACCCCACCCGCGAGCAGTTCGAGACCGCCCGCGAGACCCGCATCCTCCTGGTCACCCTTTTCCCCAACTTCTCCTTCCACAACCCCATCCGCAAGCCCGACCACAAGTACCAAGGCGCGGTGCCCATGCTCACCTTCCGGGTCTGGCACCCCTTGGGCCCGGGCCGCATCGAGATTTTCTCCTGGGCCCTGGTGGAAAAAGACGCCCCGGAGTGGTTCAAGGAGAAGACTCGGCTCTCCTACCTGCGCTTCTTCGGCTCCTCGGGCACCTTTGAGCAGGACGACACCGAGATCTGGAGCCACGTAGCCCACAACGCCGCCACCCCCCAGGGCCGCCACCTGCGCTTCAACTACCGCATGGGGCTCAAGCTCGAGCCCGACCCCAACTGGCCCGGCCCAGGGGTGGCCTACGGCCTCAACTTCACCGACGCCAACATGCGCAACTTCCACCGCCGCTATTTGGAGATGCTGCTTTCTTAG
- a CDS encoding ABC transporter substrate-binding protein has translation MGTIHRRQVIKAGLGLMGAAAQGRFSLGLAQQDVIRIGVVLSYSGPYARLGQEITRGMELYLDKVGYQAGGRRIQLLKEDEEADPAVAVRKVRKLVEQDRVNLLTGIILSSSAYGIRDYVHERQMPLIIANAAANGITRERRSPYIFRTSISAWQQHYPMGSWVARNVGKKVFLLALDYAFGKEATAAFKESFLQGGGEVVAELYTPLGSTDYSAVISRIAAARPEAVHAVLSGSDAVIFLRQFVQFGLNRTVQLAVSGEVTDENVLEAIGDAALGAKSADHWVYTLNNSANREFIRAYRQKYNAVPNHFAVRGYDAMQFIVDAINSAQGDVGNRPRFLRALESAKIISPRGFVQMDPETNNATQHVYAREVARIDGVLTNRLLADLGIVRDPGK, from the coding sequence ATGGGCACAATTCATCGTAGGCAGGTGATCAAGGCGGGTCTGGGGCTTATGGGCGCGGCGGCGCAGGGGCGGTTTTCCTTGGGGCTAGCCCAGCAGGACGTCATCCGCATCGGGGTGGTGCTTTCCTACTCGGGGCCTTACGCCCGGCTGGGGCAGGAGATCACCCGCGGCATGGAGCTTTACCTGGATAAGGTGGGTTACCAGGCCGGGGGGCGGCGCATTCAGCTTTTAAAAGAAGACGAGGAGGCCGACCCCGCGGTGGCGGTGCGCAAGGTGCGCAAGCTGGTGGAGCAGGACCGGGTCAACCTGCTCACCGGGATTATCCTCTCCTCCTCAGCCTACGGCATCCGCGACTACGTGCACGAGCGGCAGATGCCCCTCATCATTGCCAACGCAGCGGCCAACGGCATCACCCGCGAACGACGCAGCCCCTACATCTTCCGCACCTCGATTAGCGCCTGGCAGCAACACTACCCCATGGGATCCTGGGTGGCGCGCAACGTGGGGAAGAAGGTTTTTCTGCTGGCGCTGGACTACGCCTTCGGTAAGGAGGCCACCGCGGCCTTCAAGGAGAGCTTCCTCCAGGGCGGGGGGGAGGTGGTGGCCGAGCTCTACACGCCTTTGGGTAGCACCGACTACAGCGCGGTGATCTCGCGCATCGCGGCGGCCCGGCCGGAGGCGGTGCACGCGGTGCTCTCGGGCAGCGATGCGGTGATCTTCCTGCGCCAGTTTGTCCAGTTTGGCCTCAACCGCACGGTGCAGCTCGCGGTGAGCGGCGAGGTGACCGACGAGAACGTGCTCGAGGCCATCGGGGATGCGGCTTTGGGCGCCAAGAGCGCCGACCACTGGGTCTACACCCTGAACAACAGCGCCAACCGGGAGTTCATAAGGGCCTACCGCCAGAAGTACAACGCGGTGCCCAACCACTTCGCCGTGCGCGGCTACGACGCCATGCAGTTCATCGTGGACGCCATCAACAGCGCCCAAGGCGACGTGGGCAACCGCCCGCGCTTCCTGCGGGCCCTGGAGAGCGCCAAGATCATCAGCCCGCGCGGCTTTGTGCAGATGGACCCCGAGACCAACAACGCCACCCAGCACGTCTACGCGCGGGAGGTGGCCCGCATTGACGGGGTGCTGACCAACCGCCTGCTGGCCGATCTGGGCATCGTCCGCGACCCTGGCAAGTAG